In Triticum aestivum cultivar Chinese Spring chromosome 5B, IWGSC CS RefSeq v2.1, whole genome shotgun sequence, the following proteins share a genomic window:
- the LOC123111443 gene encoding enoyl-[acyl-carrier-protein] reductase, mitochondrial, with product MASALRLLPSTATRLRFRPRLPLSTAASLFSPPSKAVLYDQHGPPDQVLRVEDVPPVELGERGVCVKMLAAPINPSDINRVQGVYPVRPPLPAAVAGYEGVGQVHAVGPAVTRPLSPGDWVIPSPPSFGTWQTYIVKLEDVWHKVRDDVPVEYAATVTVNPLTALRMLQDFVKLKPGDAIVQNGSTSIVGQCVIQLAKVQGIRTINIIRDRPGSEEAKEKLKQLGADEVFTESQLDVKNVKSLLGALPEPALGFNCVGGNAASLILKLLRQGGTMVTYGGMSKKPVTVSTSSFIFKDLSLRGFWLQKWMNSDKSEECRTMIDYLLGLVHEGKLKYEMVLTPFSEFNMALDKALGKHGSQPKQVLRF from the exons ATGGCGTCGGCACTCCGCCTGCTGCCGTCGACGGCGACGCGCCTCCGCTTTCGTCCCCGCCTCCCTCTCTCCACCGCTGCGTCACTCTTCTCACCGCCCTCCAAGGCCGTCCTCTACGACCAACACGGCCCGCCTGACCAAGTCCTCAG GGTGGAGGATGTGCCGCCGGTGGAGCTCGGGGAGCGCGGCGTCTGCGTGAAGATGCTAGCCGCACCCATCAACCCCTCCGACATCAACCGCGTCCAGGGCGTCTACCCCGTCAGGCCtcccctccccgccgccgtcgctgGGTACGAGGGCGTCGGCCAGGTCCACGCCGTTGGCCCCGCCGTCACCCGCCCCCTCTCCCCCGGCGACTGGGTCATCCCGTCCCCGCCCTCCTTCG GAACATGGCAGACCTACATTGTGAAGCTGGAAGATGTGTGGCACAAGGTTCGTGACGATGTTCCGGTGGAATACGCTGCCACTGTCACGGTGAACCCCTTGACAGCGCTCAGGATGCTGCAGGACTTTGTGAAACTCAAACCTG GTGATGCTATTGTGCAGAACGGCTCGACCAGCATCGTTGGTCAGTGTGTTATTCAGCTCGCCAAAGTGCAGGGAATTCGCACCATCAACATCATAAGGGACAG ACCTGGGtcagaagaagcaaaagagaaacTTAAACAGCTTGGTGCAGATGAGGTCTTCACCGAAAGTCAGCTAGATGTAAAGAATGTCAAGAGCTTGCTG GGCGCTTTACCAGAACCTGCATTAGGATTTAACTGCGTTGGAGGAAATGCTGCATCTTTGATACTGAAGTTATTAAG GCAAGGGGGCACCATGGTGACATATGGCGGAATGTCCAAGAAACCTGTGACTGTTTCTACTTCGTCTTTCATATTTAAG GATCTTTCTCTCAGAGGGTTCTGGCTACAGAAGTGGATGAATTCGGACAAGTCAGAGGAATGTAGAACAATGATAGACTACCTCTTGGGCCTTGTGCATGAAGGCAAACTTAAATATGA GATGGTGCTGACCCCCTTTAGCGAGTTCAACATGGCTCTTGATAAGGCCCTTGGAAAACACGGAAGCCAGCCAAAGCAGGTTCTTAGGTTCTGA